In Oceanobacillus sp. FSL K6-2867, one DNA window encodes the following:
- a CDS encoding TetR/AcrR family transcriptional regulator, which produces MQRKHRTLGRPRKEQDGTSTKDTILHIATAMFLEKGYPLVSMDDVAQQCDVTKATVYYYYKTKADLFTDAMVQLMTRIQERIVAILSTDEPLKKQLFQFAKGHLQATVDIDINSFMKEAKTSLSEEQLQLMQEAEQKMYDELEHALKKAMDKGEIPGSNPRLGALLFVSMVTTGNNMNSAFKNSFTSLDDLVNQIVDFYWDGLANQS; this is translated from the coding sequence ATGCAACGCAAACATCGAACATTAGGTAGACCTCGTAAAGAACAGGATGGAACATCAACGAAGGATACGATCTTACATATCGCAACCGCTATGTTTTTAGAAAAAGGTTATCCATTAGTATCCATGGACGATGTTGCCCAACAATGTGATGTCACAAAAGCAACAGTTTATTACTATTACAAAACAAAGGCAGACCTTTTCACGGATGCGATGGTTCAATTAATGACTCGCATTCAAGAGCGAATTGTAGCAATTCTTTCAACCGATGAGCCATTGAAAAAGCAGTTATTTCAGTTTGCCAAAGGCCATTTACAAGCGACAGTGGATATTGATATTAATTCATTTATGAAGGAAGCAAAGACTTCTTTATCAGAGGAGCAGCTGCAATTGATGCAGGAAGCGGAGCAAAAAATGTATGACGAGTTGGAACATGCATTAAAAAAAGCAATGGACAAGGGAGAAATTCCCGGGAGCAATCCACGCTTAGGTGCTCTTCTATTTGTATCCATGGTGACAACCGGAAACAATATGAATAGTGCATTTAAAAATTCATTCACATCGCTGGATGATTTAGTAAATCAGATTGTAGACTTTTATTGGGATGGATTGGCTAATCAAAGCTAG
- a CDS encoding sodium:solute symporter family protein gives MTEYGVWTIILALGYTFALITAGQIAKRRVTKKDSYFVGNRNFNKWIVAFCITGLFSGSTFISILELSYLTGISAIWYGVAEMVQIFIIALLIIRSFRKKMLVTVSGLIGDTYGRTAKGLSGAITAFAFPMWSVATAIAFASAFHVFTGISLSLSVAFTAILLFIYLQAGGMWSIAFTQTMNMFAFGLMIVIGLIAFFINPGFSGLAALNMDRPEMFNFGSVGLQVIVVWFGTFLVNVILAQAAFQMALSSRSPEEGQKGLVMAGFMAIPFIVGGVIFGISAATVVPNASTGLIAIPQYLMEVLPAPLVGLFFLGVWGCALGWGGPCQFSGATSLGRDVGSAIKPNATGDQLIKYTKISLLLLTGLMIAFGLLRTEQSAWWNVFAWTIRNSATFAPVVAALFWPVVTKRAVVASLFTGFSSGLLWYYLGGWHPQEFYLNIHPVWIGSSINILTITLVTLANRRTNLTLRKTDRFGYVGLTGGVIFTLVNILYFEQAYNNGLFGLFMFVAVLSYFIAAIRFVRLEERGAVVLEEQEYVASNS, from the coding sequence GTGACAGAATATGGTGTATGGACAATTATACTGGCATTAGGATATACATTTGCACTAATTACTGCAGGACAAATTGCTAAAAGGCGTGTGACAAAGAAAGATAGTTATTTTGTTGGAAATCGGAATTTTAATAAATGGATTGTTGCGTTTTGTATAACTGGGTTATTTTCAGGATCCACATTCATTTCTATTCTGGAATTATCCTATTTAACAGGTATTTCCGCAATCTGGTATGGAGTAGCGGAAATGGTTCAAATATTTATTATTGCTTTGTTGATTATACGTTCTTTCCGGAAAAAGATGCTTGTAACAGTTTCTGGCCTGATAGGAGATACATATGGAAGAACGGCAAAAGGCTTATCGGGAGCCATAACAGCATTCGCATTTCCAATGTGGTCTGTTGCCACTGCAATCGCATTTGCTTCAGCATTTCATGTGTTTACAGGTATTTCATTAAGCTTATCCGTTGCGTTTACTGCTATTTTACTTTTTATCTATCTGCAAGCTGGGGGCATGTGGTCCATTGCTTTTACACAAACGATGAACATGTTTGCATTCGGATTAATGATCGTGATTGGACTTATTGCTTTTTTCATCAATCCAGGATTTTCAGGTTTAGCTGCATTGAACATGGACCGTCCAGAAATGTTTAACTTTGGAAGTGTCGGTCTGCAAGTGATTGTCGTTTGGTTTGGTACTTTTCTAGTAAACGTCATTCTGGCTCAGGCTGCTTTCCAAATGGCATTGTCCTCCCGCTCGCCAGAAGAGGGTCAAAAAGGACTTGTCATGGCAGGATTCATGGCGATTCCATTTATAGTCGGTGGAGTTATCTTCGGAATATCTGCTGCTACCGTTGTGCCGAATGCATCCACTGGACTTATTGCGATTCCGCAGTATCTGATGGAAGTATTGCCTGCTCCATTGGTAGGTTTGTTTTTCCTTGGTGTATGGGGCTGTGCACTTGGGTGGGGTGGTCCATGTCAGTTCTCAGGTGCGACAAGTCTTGGGCGTGATGTAGGAAGTGCGATTAAACCAAATGCAACAGGAGATCAGCTTATTAAATATACGAAAATCTCGCTGCTGCTTTTAACTGGTCTGATGATTGCTTTTGGCTTATTGCGAACAGAGCAATCCGCATGGTGGAATGTATTTGCTTGGACGATACGAAACAGTGCAACGTTTGCACCAGTAGTAGCTGCGCTATTCTGGCCTGTAGTAACAAAGCGAGCTGTTGTCGCTTCATTGTTCACAGGGTTTTCTAGTGGTCTGTTATGGTATTACCTGGGCGGCTGGCATCCACAGGAATTTTATTTAAACATACACCCAGTTTGGATTGGAAGCTCGATTAATATCCTGACAATTACGTTGGTAACACTGGCTAATAGAAGAACGAATCTAACATTGCGAAAAACAGATCGCTTTGGTTACGTGGGGTTAACTGGAGGAGTTATTTTTACACTGGTGAATATTTTATATTTTGAACAGGCGTATAATAATGGATTGTTTGGGCTGTTTATGTTTGTAGCTGTATTGAGTTATTTCATAGCGGCTATACGGTTTGTGAGATTAGAGGAG
- a CDS encoding methyl-accepting chemotaxis protein: MGAKEKKKRSIGFNWVRQNISTKVAAALFIAIFIVFSATGFLIHMYTKTLLVENVETDLSTKSDAIASQVDSMFKEKTTIVRQMVTNQEIGRYLNTTDSRDEALENDYYEGVLQSLNEVVEIDDSIAMAWVASNKSNFLIGSNDVLSDSSFDIASRPWYEAAIAEDDVYFTEPYMDEVFGKMILSAMKPIKENGDTVGIVAIDIFMDQLPEFMQSYKMGESGYSFLISSDGTVLYHPDETLILEEQLQSMSGELGNIGNKMIAGETGLQLAQIDDSLEYIGYSPVHTTGWSIGTALPEEEALSELETFTLMMILFFSIACLILVVVVIVLLKHMLKDIPQITKVMKNLELGDLRKTELQAKSDDEIGQLVSSTNKTNETLRELVMKIKNVSETVSSKSEELTQSANDVKTGSEQVATTMQELASGSESQANTTSDLSFLMATFRTDTDQAYTNSNQVYESSNQILNHTNEGRNLMEKSTEQMETIDSIIYDSVQKVENLDSQSQKISDLVSVIKDIADQTNLLALNAAIEAARAGESGKGFAVVADEVRKLAEQVGSSVTGITDIVENIQRETSQVTNSLRDGYKEVQQGTSQIKVTRHTFQTISTSVKQMVNDIKTISDKLSAISDTSENMNTSIQEIAAISEESAAGVEQTSASSQQISSSMEEVALSSDELAKLAEELNELIQHFRS, from the coding sequence GTGGGGGCAAAGGAAAAGAAAAAAAGATCGATAGGATTTAATTGGGTGCGCCAAAACATATCAACAAAAGTAGCTGCAGCACTTTTTATAGCGATATTTATCGTATTTTCTGCAACGGGGTTTTTAATACACATGTATACAAAGACATTATTAGTTGAAAATGTTGAAACTGATTTATCGACTAAAAGTGATGCAATCGCTTCGCAGGTGGATAGCATGTTCAAGGAAAAAACAACGATTGTGCGACAAATGGTTACAAATCAGGAGATTGGCAGATACTTGAATACAACTGATTCCAGAGACGAAGCTTTAGAAAATGATTATTATGAAGGAGTATTGCAGTCGCTTAATGAAGTTGTTGAGATAGATGATTCGATTGCAATGGCATGGGTTGCCAGCAATAAATCTAATTTTTTAATCGGCAGTAATGATGTTTTATCTGATTCTAGCTTTGATATAGCAAGCAGACCTTGGTATGAAGCTGCTATAGCAGAGGATGATGTTTATTTCACGGAACCGTACATGGATGAGGTCTTTGGAAAAATGATCTTAAGTGCAATGAAGCCAATTAAGGAAAATGGCGATACAGTCGGTATTGTTGCAATTGATATATTTATGGATCAGTTACCAGAGTTTATGCAATCTTATAAAATGGGTGAGAGCGGATATTCCTTCTTAATATCCAGCGACGGAACGGTATTATATCATCCGGATGAAACATTAATCCTTGAAGAACAGCTGCAATCTATGTCTGGTGAATTAGGGAATATAGGCAATAAAATGATCGCAGGCGAGACAGGTCTTCAATTAGCCCAAATAGATGATAGTTTAGAATATATTGGGTATTCACCAGTACATACAACAGGCTGGTCTATTGGTACAGCCTTACCAGAAGAAGAAGCTTTAAGCGAACTTGAGACGTTTACATTGATGATGATCTTGTTTTTTAGCATTGCCTGTTTAATTCTTGTTGTAGTAGTAATTGTTCTCTTAAAACATATGTTAAAAGATATACCTCAAATTACTAAGGTTATGAAGAATTTAGAATTAGGTGATTTAAGGAAAACAGAACTGCAAGCTAAGTCAGATGATGAAATAGGTCAATTGGTAAGCTCTACAAATAAGACGAATGAAACACTGCGAGAACTTGTAATGAAAATAAAAAATGTATCTGAAACGGTCAGCAGTAAAAGTGAGGAATTAACGCAGTCTGCAAATGATGTGAAGACTGGATCTGAACAAGTGGCAACTACAATGCAAGAGCTAGCGTCTGGTTCAGAGTCACAAGCAAATACAACAAGTGACCTTTCTTTCTTGATGGCAACTTTCAGAACAGATACGGATCAAGCATATACAAACAGCAATCAGGTGTATGAATCTTCTAATCAGATATTAAATCATACCAATGAAGGCAGAAACTTAATGGAAAAATCAACGGAACAAATGGAAACGATTGATAGCATTATTTATGATTCTGTTCAGAAAGTAGAAAACTTAGATTCACAATCTCAGAAAATCTCAGATCTAGTTTCTGTTATTAAAGATATCGCTGATCAGACGAATTTATTAGCTCTGAATGCCGCAATTGAGGCTGCCCGTGCTGGAGAAAGCGGAAAAGGCTTTGCAGTTGTTGCGGATGAGGTCAGAAAGCTTGCCGAACAAGTTGGATCATCCGTAACGGGGATTACAGATATCGTCGAAAATATTCAGAGGGAAACAAGTCAGGTTACGAACTCTTTACGTGATGGATATAAAGAAGTTCAACAAGGAACAAGCCAAATAAAGGTAACGAGACATACATTCCAAACGATAAGTACATCCGTTAAGCAAATGGTCAATGATATTAAAACGATTTCTGATAAGTTATCTGCTATCTCTGATACGAGTGAAAACATGAATACTTCTATCCAGGAAATTGCAGCAATATCTGAAGAATCTGCGGCAGGTGTTGAGCAAACCTCGGCATCTTCGCAACAGATTAGCAGTTCAATGGAAGAAGTTGCACTAAGTTCAGACGAACTCGCTAAATTAGCCGAGGAATTGAATGAATTGATACAGCATTTTAGGAGCTAA
- a CDS encoding N-acetylmuramoyl-L-alanine amidase yields MKLYVDPGHGGSDTGARGNGINEKDIVLDIALRIRNILLADYEDVEVQMSRTNDSSKSLEQRTNEANSWGADYYLSIHCNASNGSANGYEDYIHSSLSDSSQTAAYRASLHTEITKINSLTNRGKKKANFHVLRETSMPALLTENGFIDNTHDANLMKQSSWRENVALGHVNGLAKAFDLQRKENDSEAIYKVIAGSFQSRENADKRVAYLDSHCIESFVTTITVSGEQWYRVQAGAFSNQKNAESRLNEVKNAGIEDAFIITENEEDTSGYSILGQIFLTSELMDQCVKDIHPHAIELGIYYLTFGNYYGIRGDIAFAQAMHETDFLRFTGVVQSEQNNFCGLGATGPDNPGASFDTPREGVLAHIQHLFAYASTDPLPDKYPLVDPRFNMMTRGSAQSWIALNGKWAVPGDNYGQNILNIYGRMIQFTLQKLEEILQDIQE; encoded by the coding sequence ATGAAATTATATGTAGACCCAGGCCATGGTGGATCAGATACAGGAGCAAGGGGCAATGGAATAAATGAAAAAGATATTGTTTTAGATATTGCTCTTCGAATTCGTAACATTTTACTAGCTGATTATGAAGATGTTGAAGTACAAATGAGCCGTACAAATGATAGCAGTAAGAGTCTAGAACAGCGAACAAATGAAGCAAATTCTTGGGGAGCTGATTATTACTTGTCTATTCATTGCAATGCCTCTAACGGCTCTGCTAATGGATATGAAGACTATATTCACAGTAGTTTATCCGATTCTTCACAGACTGCTGCATACCGAGCTAGTTTGCATACAGAGATAACTAAAATAAACAGTCTAACAAATCGCGGAAAGAAAAAAGCAAATTTCCATGTTTTACGTGAAACATCAATGCCAGCACTCTTAACAGAAAATGGATTTATTGATAACACACATGACGCAAATTTAATGAAACAATCTTCATGGCGCGAAAATGTTGCACTAGGTCATGTGAACGGCTTAGCGAAAGCGTTTGATCTTCAGAGAAAGGAAAATGATTCTGAAGCCATTTATAAAGTAATAGCTGGTTCCTTCCAATCAAGAGAAAACGCAGATAAAAGAGTAGCTTACTTGGATTCACATTGTATCGAGTCATTTGTTACAACCATTACAGTTTCTGGTGAGCAATGGTACCGTGTTCAAGCTGGTGCTTTTTCGAACCAAAAAAATGCGGAGAGTCGATTGAACGAGGTCAAAAATGCAGGAATTGAAGATGCCTTCATTATTACTGAAAACGAAGAAGATACTTCTGGTTATTCTATATTAGGACAGATTTTTCTAACATCAGAACTAATGGATCAGTGTGTTAAAGATATCCATCCACATGCTATTGAGCTAGGAATCTATTATTTAACCTTTGGAAACTACTATGGAATTAGAGGAGATATCGCCTTTGCCCAGGCAATGCATGAAACAGACTTTTTGCGATTTACTGGTGTTGTACAGTCTGAACAAAACAACTTTTGTGGATTAGGAGCTACTGGGCCAGATAATCCTGGTGCAAGTTTCGATACACCAAGAGAAGGTGTGCTCGCTCATATCCAGCATTTATTTGCATATGCATCCACTGATCCATTACCAGATAAATATCCACTAGTTGACCCTCGCTTTAACATGATGACTAGAGGATCTGCTCAAAGCTGGATTGCATTAAACGGAAAATGGGCAGTCCCCGGAGATAATTACGGGCAAAATATTTTAAATATATATGGGAGAATGATTCAATTTACACTCCAAAAATTAGAAGAAATACTTCAAGATATACAAGAATAA
- a CDS encoding glutathione ABC transporter substrate-binding protein, whose protein sequence is MKKALLFILLISGLLVITACAGDGADETENTEEQKDLTVGLASEPVSLDPHAANDDNSLYVMNAIYDTLVEQNTNLEIQPALAESLEQIEGTVWEAKLRKDVNFHDESAFNAEVVKANLDRVLDPDMGSPLAFLFDMIDSVDVIDEYTVHIHTKYPFSALPSHLAHPGGHMISLEAIEKDNEAIANGAEPFAAVNENPIGTGYFKYDERTSGEQIKVVKNEDYWGEQAGVDSVTFKFVPEDLTRIAELQTGDSDIIYPVNTSNIDEVDTNEGTHVKQSDSASMSYLGFNIEKEPFSDPRVRQAIAKAINKEEITEGVLNGVALPAKGPLAPTVFGYDEEVDPIDYNVAEAKELLKEAGYEDGFNATMMTYDTNTSDIAQVIQAELKKIGVDIDIEMTEVGTYLEVTGNGGVDMFIGSWGTVTLDADYGLYPMFHSANAGNPGNRSFYANDEVDALLEEARQEGEEGARLQLYSEAQQIIVDEAPIVPLYHSVLLAGLRDEVNGFYQFPSSFPFLRDVSVE, encoded by the coding sequence TTGAAAAAAGCATTACTATTTATTTTACTTATTTCAGGTTTATTGGTTATAACTGCTTGTGCTGGTGACGGAGCAGATGAAACAGAGAATACAGAGGAACAAAAGGATCTGACAGTTGGATTAGCTTCTGAACCAGTATCGCTGGATCCGCATGCTGCAAATGATGATAACTCCTTATATGTGATGAATGCCATCTATGATACGCTGGTTGAACAAAATACAAACTTGGAGATTCAACCAGCCTTAGCTGAAAGTCTTGAACAAATTGAAGGTACTGTCTGGGAAGCAAAGCTTAGAAAAGATGTTAATTTCCATGATGAAAGCGCATTTAACGCGGAAGTGGTAAAAGCGAACCTGGATCGCGTTCTCGATCCCGACATGGGCTCACCTCTCGCCTTTTTATTCGATATGATAGATTCGGTCGACGTAATTGACGAATATACGGTTCATATCCATACAAAATATCCTTTTTCAGCATTGCCATCTCATTTGGCACATCCAGGCGGTCATATGATCAGTCTTGAAGCGATTGAAAAAGATAATGAAGCAATCGCCAATGGGGCAGAACCGTTTGCAGCAGTTAATGAGAACCCAATTGGTACTGGATATTTCAAATATGATGAGCGAACAAGCGGTGAACAAATTAAAGTTGTAAAGAATGAAGACTATTGGGGAGAGCAAGCCGGTGTAGATTCAGTAACCTTTAAATTTGTGCCAGAAGATTTAACACGGATTGCAGAGCTGCAAACGGGTGATTCGGATATCATTTATCCTGTAAATACAAGCAATATTGATGAAGTGGATACGAATGAAGGTACACACGTTAAACAATCAGACAGTGCAAGTATGTCCTATCTTGGGTTTAATATAGAAAAAGAGCCATTTTCAGATCCTAGAGTAAGACAGGCAATTGCAAAAGCAATTAATAAAGAAGAAATTACCGAAGGGGTGCTAAATGGCGTTGCCTTACCAGCAAAAGGGCCACTTGCCCCGACCGTGTTTGGGTATGATGAAGAGGTAGATCCGATTGATTATAATGTTGCTGAAGCAAAGGAACTATTAAAGGAAGCGGGCTATGAGGATGGTTTCAATGCTACAATGATGACCTATGATACAAATACATCAGATATTGCGCAGGTTATTCAAGCAGAGCTAAAGAAAATAGGTGTCGATATTGATATTGAAATGACTGAAGTAGGAACTTATTTAGAAGTGACAGGTAATGGTGGTGTCGATATGTTTATCGGAAGCTGGGGAACTGTAACCTTGGATGCGGATTACGGGTTATACCCAATGTTCCATTCAGCTAATGCCGGGAATCCAGGAAACAGGTCTTTCTATGCAAATGATGAGGTAGATGCATTACTGGAAGAAGCAAGACAAGAAGGAGAGGAAGGGGCAAGACTGCAACTATATAGCGAGGCACAGCAAATTATTGTGGATGAAGCTCCGATCGTGCCGCTTTACCATTCTGTATTGCTAGCTGGTTTGAGGGATGAAGTGAATGGGTTTTATCAGTTTCCAAGCAGTTTCCCATTTTTGCGTGATGTATCGGTAGAGTGA
- a CDS encoding MMPL family transporter, translated as MKGLLKNWGGIVANTKTRWATLFIWVLLIGIFSYIWPQVNDRETSDTQLLPEDTMSVEAGKITNEEFSNDAGTPLLLVWHRNGGLSDSDYEMIQSLYQDLNDEPVNHQTFIPPFQDAPVEAIKGSASEDGEALTTPVFFDEAAATKELQTALDQLGVKIKDIFGSEVLENELGDSGLHARFSGPVGIQTDTVSLFSNADFTLLIATVLIVFILLILLYRSPILALVPLVAVGIAYGIISPLLGFFADKGWIVVDGQAISIMTVLLFGAGTDYCLFIISRYRDELRHERDKHIALKRAISGTGGAIMMSSLTTVLGLLSLGLAYYESYDRFAVPFSLSIFIMGIAALTVLPAILALLGRFAFIPFIPRPEEMIQEIEEKKGKKLRRPKPSHRFGKKIGKVVTEKPWTIILVSVIILGGLAVFVPKMQYTYALLDSFPEDMPSREGFTLIADHYPPGEIAPVSVIVDTNGADVSLHEELADHPYVEIVDEPVEGSENKDMQEWQVTLAIDPYSTDAVESIPELQTIAVNALSDAGVSNADDLVWLGGETATLYDTDQITNRDQGLIIPALLLIIAVLLVIFLRSIVAMVYLLSTVIISYLSALGLGWIVLHHIFGVTEIQGLIPLYVFVFSVALGIDYNIFLVSSLWSNRKEMPLKQAISKSVAETGSVISSAGLILAGTFSVLAVMPLQVLVHFGTITAIGILLDTFIVRPLLVPAITTVLGRFAFWPGKLWKLRDDESLKDRVND; from the coding sequence GTGAAAGGTCTTTTGAAAAATTGGGGCGGTATTGTTGCAAATACCAAAACTCGTTGGGCGACCTTGTTTATTTGGGTCTTATTGATTGGGATATTTTCATATATTTGGCCGCAAGTCAACGATCGGGAAACCTCAGATACACAATTATTGCCAGAAGATACGATGTCTGTTGAGGCTGGTAAAATTACAAATGAAGAATTTTCTAATGATGCTGGAACGCCATTGCTTTTAGTTTGGCATCGTAATGGAGGACTAAGTGATTCCGATTATGAGATGATTCAATCTCTTTATCAGGATCTAAATGATGAACCGGTTAACCATCAAACATTTATCCCGCCGTTTCAGGATGCTCCTGTTGAAGCAATAAAAGGAAGTGCCTCTGAAGACGGGGAAGCATTGACAACCCCGGTCTTTTTTGATGAAGCTGCAGCAACAAAGGAATTACAAACAGCTCTCGATCAACTGGGAGTTAAAATAAAGGATATATTCGGCAGTGAAGTGCTGGAAAATGAATTAGGAGATTCTGGACTGCACGCGCGTTTCTCCGGACCTGTCGGAATTCAGACTGATACAGTCTCCTTATTCAGCAATGCAGACTTTACTTTGTTAATTGCAACAGTATTGATTGTATTTATCTTACTTATTTTATTGTATCGTTCACCAATTTTGGCACTTGTTCCGCTCGTTGCAGTCGGGATTGCCTATGGAATCATAAGTCCACTGCTTGGCTTTTTTGCGGATAAAGGCTGGATAGTTGTTGACGGGCAAGCAATATCGATTATGACGGTTCTCTTATTCGGGGCTGGAACAGATTATTGTTTATTTATCATTTCACGTTATCGAGACGAATTGCGACACGAACGGGATAAACATATTGCATTAAAACGTGCAATCAGCGGTACAGGCGGTGCCATTATGATGAGCTCCCTGACAACTGTTTTAGGCCTGCTGTCACTTGGATTGGCATATTACGAATCCTATGATCGTTTTGCGGTACCTTTTAGCTTATCAATATTTATTATGGGAATCGCAGCATTGACTGTACTTCCTGCAATTTTGGCCTTGCTCGGACGTTTTGCTTTTATTCCATTTATCCCACGTCCTGAAGAAATGATTCAGGAGATAGAAGAGAAAAAGGGCAAAAAACTGCGTCGGCCAAAGCCAAGTCATCGGTTTGGGAAAAAGATTGGAAAAGTAGTTACAGAAAAGCCATGGACGATTATTCTTGTCAGTGTCATTATTCTCGGCGGACTGGCTGTTTTTGTACCAAAAATGCAATATACGTATGCTTTATTAGATTCTTTCCCGGAGGATATGCCATCACGGGAAGGATTTACATTAATTGCAGACCATTACCCTCCAGGCGAAATTGCCCCTGTTAGTGTGATCGTCGATACAAATGGAGCGGATGTTTCATTGCATGAGGAATTGGCAGACCATCCTTATGTTGAAATAGTTGATGAACCTGTGGAAGGATCGGAAAATAAGGATATGCAAGAATGGCAAGTGACACTTGCGATTGACCCATACTCCACGGATGCAGTAGAAAGCATTCCAGAGCTTCAGACTATCGCAGTGAATGCACTAAGCGATGCTGGTGTATCCAATGCAGATGACTTGGTATGGCTGGGAGGGGAAACTGCGACATTATACGATACAGACCAGATAACCAATCGGGATCAAGGGTTAATTATACCTGCTCTTCTGCTTATTATTGCAGTATTGCTTGTGATTTTTCTAAGGTCTATTGTGGCAATGGTCTACCTATTATCAACTGTTATTATTTCGTATTTGTCTGCGCTCGGTTTAGGCTGGATTGTCCTCCATCATATTTTTGGAGTCACAGAAATTCAAGGATTAATTCCGCTCTATGTGTTCGTCTTTTCGGTTGCTTTGGGTATAGACTACAACATATTCCTTGTTTCTAGTCTATGGAGCAATCGAAAAGAAATGCCGTTGAAGCAAGCTATTTCCAAAAGTGTTGCAGAAACAGGCAGTGTAATCAGTTCAGCTGGACTAATTTTAGCTGGTACGTTTTCCGTATTAGCTGTAATGCCTTTGCAGGTTCTTGTACATTTCGGTACGATTACTGCAATCGGAATATTGCTTGATACGTTTATCGTCAGACCACTGCTTGTTCCTGCTATTACCACCGTCCTTGGGCGTTTTGCTTTCTGGCCTGGTAAGCTATGGAAGCTTCGGGATGATGAGAGTTTAAAAGATCGTGTGAATGACTGA